The following coding sequences are from one Cystobacter fuscus DSM 2262 window:
- a CDS encoding TSUP family transporter — MDLSPLQIALLCVAALTAGVVDAIAGGGGLITLPAILSTGLPPHVALGTNKGQSVFGAIASLVRFWRAGLVRGGLAAITFPLGLVGSFMGAGLVLLMRPEVLKPVVLTLLVAVAAFLAFRRGPPPGERPEPPLARLRALGAVIALVIGTYDGFFGPGTGTFLIIAFSGLLGHGLTQASADAKVVNFATNLAAVCLFTWRGLVLWYVALPMAAAQFIGAWLGVHLAVRGGDRLVRKVVLAVVVALVLKLGRDVFMA; from the coding sequence GTGGACCTCTCCCCGCTTCAGATCGCCCTGTTGTGTGTCGCGGCCCTTACCGCGGGTGTGGTGGATGCCATCGCCGGAGGGGGCGGGTTGATCACCCTGCCTGCCATCCTGTCCACCGGCCTGCCTCCCCATGTGGCCCTGGGCACCAACAAGGGCCAGTCCGTGTTCGGCGCGATCGCGTCGCTGGTGCGCTTCTGGCGGGCGGGACTGGTGCGGGGGGGGCTGGCCGCCATCACCTTCCCGCTGGGGCTGGTGGGCTCGTTCATGGGCGCGGGGCTGGTGTTGCTCATGCGCCCGGAGGTGCTCAAGCCGGTGGTGCTCACGCTGCTGGTGGCGGTGGCCGCCTTCCTGGCCTTCCGCCGGGGGCCTCCGCCCGGAGAGCGGCCCGAGCCTCCGCTCGCGCGCCTGCGGGCGCTGGGCGCGGTGATCGCGCTCGTCATCGGCACCTATGACGGCTTCTTCGGGCCGGGGACGGGCACCTTCCTCATCATCGCCTTCTCGGGGCTGCTCGGGCACGGACTGACGCAGGCCTCGGCGGACGCCAAGGTGGTGAACTTCGCGACGAACCTCGCGGCGGTGTGCCTCTTCACCTGGCGCGGGCTGGTGCTCTGGTACGTGGCGCTGCCCATGGCGGCCGCCCAGTTCATCGGGGCGTGGCTGGGCGTGCACCTCGCCGTGCGCGGCGGCGACCGGCTGGTGCGCAAGGTGGTGCTGGCCGTGGTGGTGGCGCTCGTGCTCAAGCTGGGCCGCGACGTGTTCATGGCCTGA